A region of the Chloroflexota bacterium genome:
GCCAACGAGACATTTAATGCCTTGAGCAACGGCTTCATTCCTGATATTTTCCCTGCCGAGACCACGCTGTTGCCTGGAGTACACAAGTTAACACTGATCCTCGGGGTAGTGGCCATTGTTTTACTCATCATCAGCCAGATCAACGACCGCAGAAAAAAGCAGGCCTACAACTTTGAAGTGCTGTCGCCGGAAATGTTCATTCTTAAGCTGGTCTTCATCTCGGCTATCGTCGGCGGGATCACCTGGATCATGGCAGGATACCAAGGCCTCTCCTGGACGATCGTGATCGTACTGGCTGTGGTCGGCATCTACGATTTCGTCACCTCACAGACGGTGCTGGGCAGGCATATTTACGCCATCGGTGGCAATCCAGAGGCGGCTCAACTGAGTGGCATCAGCGTCAAAAAAATCACCTACGTGGTTTTTGGTTCGATGGGCATGTTATCCGCATTATCGGGCATTCTGTATGCCTCCCGCTTTAAGTCTGCGACGACGACGGCGGGAAATCTGTTTGAATTGGACGCCATCGCGGCGGCTTTTATCGGCGGCGTGTCGCCCGCCGGCGGCATCGGTAAAGTTATCGGCTCAATCGTCGGCGCGTTGGTGATGGGGTCGCTATCGAGCGGCATGAACTTGATGGGCATTGACATATCCATTCAGTATATCGCTCGAGCCGCAGTGCTAGCGGCGGCTGTTATATTTGATGTTGCAACCCGGAGTCGCGGAAGATAGATGAAAGTGTTGAGGCAGGCGCTAGGAGGCTGACGAGGAGCGAGTCCGGGCAAAGACCAAAGCGGCTACAAACACGGCAAAGACGGCCAACCCGGCGCCGCCCAGAATCGCATTTTGCAGGATTGGCCCATTGCTTTGTTGCGTCAAGCGCAAAAACTCAAGTTGAATATGGGGGGTTAATTGCGGCGGGAGGGTTTGCCACAAGATGAACCCCAGCCCGCCCATGCCGGCCACAAAGGCGCTCACGGCAAAGTCCACCCACGAGAGGCGGAAGCGAGGCAGGGGCGCAAGCCGGTGGATGCGAGTTATGACGTTGGGGGCCAGAGTCGGTGGCGCTGGCGCAAGGGGATACGAGCGCAGAGCGTTTTCTACTTCACGATCTTCGTCTAGTTCACCCATTCTCGTTCTTCCTCAAACTGGCGCAAAGCGTCTCGCAAGCGGGCCTTGGCCCGGAACAGCCCTGTCTTCACTGTGCCCAGCGGCAGACTCACCACGCTGGCAATTTCTTCGTACGACAACTCCTGTTGATAGCGCAACGTCACCAATAGCCGATAACTTTCCGGCAAGGCCTCGATCTGTTCGTGCAGGAAGGCCCGCTGTTCGCCGGTTTCGAGGTCGAGACCCGGCTCAGCCAGCGACTCGTCGGCGACGTTGACAACCTCTTCGTCTCCAATCGCCGAAATATCTCGCCTGAGCTTTGGTAGCCTGTTATAACACAGGTTAGTCACAATCCGGTAAAGCCAGGTGCGGAACTGAGACTGGCCGCGAAAGTTAGGCAGAGCCACCCAGGCCCGCACAAACGCCTCTTGAGCTAAGTCTTCTGCCTCGTGCGGGTCGTTCACCGTCCGCAACGCCAGGTTGTAAACGAACTGCTGGTGCTCGGTCACCAACTCGGCAAATGCATCGGCATCGCCGGTTTGCGCCTGTCGCACCAGTTCCGCCTCTCGTGTATTCAACAACTCGCCCCTTTTCACCCTAACGGGTTAGACCGGGCTGGCCGGGGAAAGTTTCGCTGCCTTCCTTTTCTCACAGCAAAGGAAATCATGGAAAAGGAGGGAAAAGCAAGGAAAGAGGTGACGGCTGAAACTTTCGCGGCGGCGTTCGGTCTTATCGAGTAAGCACTATTCTATCTCAGGAGGCAAAGAAATGAAATATAAATGGCTAATTGCCGGATCGCTCTTGCTGGCGATGCTGGCGATGTGCGTCGGGATCGTCGGCATCATATGGTTCAGCATCTCCCGCGCCGCCATCTCTGGCATTCGTTGGAGCGGTTTTGAACTGAGCACGGTTTCTGCCGAGGCCGACGAAGAACAAAGCTTTACGGTGAGTGGGCCGGCTATTCTCAGCGTAAACACTGGCGTTGAAAACGCCGCCGGTGATATTACCATCATCGGTGGAACCGGCGATGAGATCGTGGTGAAAGCCCATAAGACGGCCTGGGGCGCTTCTCAGGAAGATGCCGAAGCTGGATTGGCTGAGATCAAAGTCAACGTGACTCAAAACGGGGATGCCGTCACGGTGGAAGTTCAGCGGCCACGGCCGGTCAACTTTATTGGCATTGGTGGGCAAAGAACCGACACCGTGGACTTGACGATCACGGTTCCTGCAACCACAAAAGTGACAGCCTCCACCAGCTTTGGCGACGTATCACTCTCTGGCACGATGGGTGACGCCGACGTGAAGACCAGCTTTGGCGACGTGAGCGTGAAGGACGTGCAGGGCGGGGCGGTTGAGGCGCGAACCGACTTCGGCGAAATGTCGCTGGAAGACGTGACCGCTGACGGAAATGTGGAGGCTCATTCCAGCAGTGGCAAGATTACGCTCGACAACGTGGAGGCCGAAGGCGACGTGAATCTGTCCACCGACTTTGGCGGCATCGAATTCAAAACGGGCAACGCCGACTCGCTCGTCGCCGACACCAACAGCGGCAAGGTGGAATTATCCGGGCTGTCGGTGGCCGGTCTCGTCATGGCCAGAAGCAATTTTGGCGAAGTGAAGCTGACGAAAGTGGATGCCGGTTCTTACAACCTGGACACGAGTAGCGGCGACATTAATGTTGAGGGCGCAAGCAGTTCGGTAAAAGCCCACACTGACTATGGCGATATAAACGTGACCGAGGCTGAAGCCGTGACTCTCGACCTAAGCACGGACAGCGGCGCGATTACCTTCGCCGGGTCGCTGGGCGACGGGCCGCACACGATCAAGACCGACTTCG
Encoded here:
- a CDS encoding DUF4097 family beta strand repeat protein, with product MKYKWLIAGSLLLAMLAMCVGIVGIIWFSISRAAISGIRWSGFELSTVSAEADEEQSFTVSGPAILSVNTGVENAAGDITIIGGTGDEIVVKAHKTAWGASQEDAEAGLAEIKVNVTQNGDAVTVEVQRPRPVNFIGIGGQRTDTVDLTITVPATTKVTASTSFGDVSLSGTMGDADVKTSFGDVSVKDVQGGAVEARTDFGEMSLEDVTADGNVEAHSSSGKITLDNVEAEGDVNLSTDFGGIEFKTGNADSLVADTNSGKVELSGLSVAGLVMARSNFGEVKLTKVDAGSYNLDTSSGDINVEGASSSVKAHTDYGDINVTEAEAVTLDLSTDSGAITFAGSLGDGPHTIKTDFGSVKLKLPEETALDFDLSTDFGKIKSDFPITIQGEQEQTHWQGTINGGGERLTAETSSGDISIEILK
- a CDS encoding sigma-70 family RNA polymerase sigma factor, with translation MNTREAELVRQAQTGDADAFAELVTEHQQFVYNLALRTVNDPHEAEDLAQEAFVRAWVALPNFRGQSQFRTWLYRIVTNLCYNRLPKLRRDISAIGDEEVVNVADESLAEPGLDLETGEQRAFLHEQIEALPESYRLLVTLRYQQELSYEEIASVVSLPLGTVKTGLFRAKARLRDALRQFEEEREWVN
- a CDS encoding sugar ABC transporter permease; this translates as MSFFKDLQKLLGQNIREYGMYIALFVIMAIFTFTTKGIFISSRNISNLINQTGYIAVLAVGMTLVIVIRHIDLSVGFLSGFLGALAAIAMADPKVIQAGLNLPVYVVIPMVLALGILAGLITAFLVAQLGIPAFVATLAGWLGYRGAIQLVTAGTGTIIIANETFNALSNGFIPDIFPAETTLLPGVHKLTLILGVVAIVLLIISQINDRRKKQAYNFEVLSPEMFILKLVFISAIVGGITWIMAGYQGLSWTIVIVLAVVGIYDFVTSQTVLGRHIYAIGGNPEAAQLSGISVKKITYVVFGSMGMLSALSGILYASRFKSATTTAGNLFELDAIAAAFIGGVSPAGGIGKVIGSIVGALVMGSLSSGMNLMGIDISIQYIARAAVLAAAVIFDVATRSRGR